CCTCCCGGACTCAGCACAAGCTGCCACAGTTGCAGGTCGCGCGCGCGAAAAGCTCCGGCGCAACTCAGCAGATAGTACAAAAACATGCGGCTTTGAAGTTCACTGCACTGAAATCTGCCTTCCTTTCGTCCCCTGATGAAGTTGTTGGCCCAGCATACGAGCGTTTTGTCATAATCCGCGCCAAAGTTGTGCCAGTCTTCCATCACAAAGCGGCCTTCGGCGCACTTTCCCAAAAGGGAAATGCTGGGCAGGATGCCGTTTTTAAAAATATACTTTTCAATCCAGGGGTCCACGCTGTGGTGGGGTTCGTTGCTGCCGATGGTGTGCAGCAAAAAAAGACCGTCCCTGGCCAGCAGGCTGCGCGCCTTGTCCATAAAGACGGCATAATTTTTGTGCCCCACATGCTCGAACATCCCGACGGAAACAAGGCGGTCATACGTGCCTGTCAGGGAACGGTAATCCTGCAACAGCCAGCGCACGTCCAGGCCTTTGCTGTGGTCGCGCGCATATTGGGCCTGGGCACTGGAAACCGTCACGCCGGTAACGCTTACGCCATACTCGCGGGCCATATACCTTCCAAGCCCGCCCCAGCCGCAGCCGATATCGAGAACGCGCATGCCTGGCCGTAGCAGCAGCTTGCGGCAAATCATGTCCATCTTCTGCCGCTGCGCCGCCTCAAGCGTGTCCACACCCTGCCAGAAGGCGCAACTGTACTGCATTGACGTGTCGAGCATGGCTTCAAACACGTCATTGCCGAAATCATAGTGATGCACCGCCACCATGTGCGCGCGGTCGGGGCTTTGAAGATTACGGAACAGATAGGAGACAAGCTCAAGCAGGACAGGCAGGGTAAAACGGAAGCGCCTTTCAAGCCCCCCGCGCAAAACCTTGCAGAAGAACTGATCCAGGGCCTTGCAGTCCCACCAGCCTTCCATATAGGCCTCGCCCAGCCCAAGGTTGGCAAAGCGCAGAACGCGGCCATACAATTTGTCGTTGTGAACCTGAATATCCCAGGGACGGGGCCCGTCAATGGCAACATCAACCGAAGCCAGCATTTTTTTAATGTCTGATTCACACATAACTGACACTCCATATTTACTCTGATGGCAGCAGGCGTGATAAACCTGCGCATAAAGAAAATATTTCCGCGTGTTACGCTACTTGAATTCAGCGCATGATGTGGACACAGATAAAAACTACTGCCATTTTTTTTCAAAGACAATAGTACGCATGTTTCATTTATGTTAACTATATCGGCACTATCCCAAGCACGACACCCTTTCAAGAATTTATAATAACCTCACGTAACATTTAGTAATCTCAGGCATGAGAACAAAAACTTTGCCATGATGTGAGGCCAGCGGACGCGGCTACTGACGTTTCGACTTCAAACCAGAAAACACCTTGCAACAGGCCACACTACGGCAAGAGTTTTAGAGCAATTTCTCTTTGAAATTGCTCTGGCGGATGCGGGATCAGACGCCCGCCGCGGAGGCGTAAGCGCAGTATGTCCGCGCGATTAAGCGCAGGAGCGAGCGTCTTGGAAGCATTGAGAATAGATATTCTCAATGCGAAAATGCTCTAGGGGGTGGGGGCGTGGGGGAGGGGACCCTTTTGCAAAAGGGTCCACCCCCACAAAGTATTTCAAGAGTAAAAAAACACCGGCGCGGGGACGGGTGCGGCAAGGCCGCTTGCGTCCGCCGCGCC
This DNA window, taken from Desulfovibrio sp. 86, encodes the following:
- the cfa gene encoding cyclopropane fatty acyl phospholipid synthase — encoded protein: MCESDIKKMLASVDVAIDGPRPWDIQVHNDKLYGRVLRFANLGLGEAYMEGWWDCKALDQFFCKVLRGGLERRFRFTLPVLLELVSYLFRNLQSPDRAHMVAVHHYDFGNDVFEAMLDTSMQYSCAFWQGVDTLEAAQRQKMDMICRKLLLRPGMRVLDIGCGWGGLGRYMAREYGVSVTGVTVSSAQAQYARDHSKGLDVRWLLQDYRSLTGTYDRLVSVGMFEHVGHKNYAVFMDKARSLLARDGLFLLHTIGSNEPHHSVDPWIEKYIFKNGILPSISLLGKCAEGRFVMEDWHNFGADYDKTLVCWANNFIRGRKEGRFQCSELQSRMFLYYLLSCAGAFRARDLQLWQLVLSPGGVAGGYARP